Proteins from one Oryza sativa Japonica Group chromosome 12, ASM3414082v1 genomic window:
- the LOC136354554 gene encoding uncharacterized protein: MGEVDWVLTTPCPVEPVELIKGENESDADWQKSQRDNAPLVMSYDIEQKKWSLANKKCLAVVKNTIEPTILGSIPECDAVSEYLERIKSQFTGFSKTYATQLIKQLVTERYHGGGVRDHILRMSNMASKLKPMDLGITDDFLVHLVMASLPKQFDNFIINYNISLEKWNFEKLIANYVQEEERIKESNGGSINYVKDNKKKNHKSPTSKAKQSQHLPQQQQFAVEKDQCLHCKKIGHYKKDCIPFDEDYAKK; encoded by the exons atgggagaggtggactgggtgttgactaccccatgtcctGTAGAACCTGTTGAACTTATCAAAGGTGAAAATGAGTCAGATGCTGACTGGCAAAAGAGTCAGAGGGACAATGCTCCTCTCGtcatgtcgtatgacattgaacaaaagaaatggTCCTTAGCCAACAAGAAATGTTTGGCTGTGGTAAAGAACACGATTGAGCCCACAATATTAGGCTCAATTCCAGAGTGTGACGCTGTCTCAGAGTACCTTGAAAGAATAAAAAGTCAGTTCACTGGCTTTTCAAAGACTTATGCTACACAGCTGATCAAGCAGCTTGTGACAGAGaggtaccatggaggtggtgttagagaccacattcttaggatgagcaacatggcttccaagttgaagccaatggatttgggcataacagatgactttctggtccatctggttatggcctcattgccaaagcaGTTTGACAATTTTATTATCAACTACAACATAAGTCTAGAGAAATGGAACTTTGAAAAGCTCATCGCTAATTAtgtgcaagaggaggagagaatcaAAGAGTCAAATGGTGGTTCAATTAACTATGTTAAAGATAACAAGAAAAAGAACCACAAGTCTCCCACCTCAAAAGCTAAACAGTCTCAGCATCTACCTCAGCAACAACAGTTCGCTGTTGAGAAAGATCAGTGTCTCCACTGCAAGAAGATAGGACATTATAAGAAAGACT gcaTTCCGTTCGACGAGGACTATGCAAAGAA